One stretch of Lucilia cuprina isolate Lc7/37 chromosome 6, ASM2204524v1, whole genome shotgun sequence DNA includes these proteins:
- the LOC111681516 gene encoding uncharacterized protein LOC111681516: protein MGFRGMNKNWSKDCLGLRLRVSGLHQTWKWLHQTAALHEYLISVTAADTAASEKCAIHKKCNEC from the coding sequence ATGGGTTTTAGAGGAATGAATAAAAATTGGAGCAAGGATTGCTTGGGACTTCGTTTACGAGTCAGCGGACTTCATCAAACGTGGAAGTGGTTACATCAAACTGCAGCTTTGCACGAATATTTGATCTCCGTCACTGCGGCTGACACAGCAGCATCAGAAAAGTGTGCGATCCATAAAAAGTGTAACGAGTGCTAA
- the LOC111681506 gene encoding 28S ribosomal protein S36, mitochondrial isoform X3, with the protein MVFRTLILQVGAKRVPLIKFRKGGYETSSAAGTAGTNQQSSAAIEDWELPPRFARKPITPEEMEYINRGGPA; encoded by the exons aTGGTTTTTCGTACTTTAATCCTACAAGTCGGAGCAAAACGGGTTCCATTAATTAAATTCCGCAAAGGTGGTTATGAGACAAGCTCCGCTGCAGGCACAGCTGGAACAAATCAG CAGAGTTCTGCCGCTATTGAGGATTGGGAATTGCCTCCTCGTTTTGCCCGTAAACCAATTACTCCCGAGGAAATGGAATACATAAACCGTGGTGGTCCTGCTTAa
- the LOC111681506 gene encoding 28S ribosomal protein S36, mitochondrial isoform X4 translates to MVFRTLILQVGAKRVPLIKFRKGGYETSSAAGTAGTNQSSAAIEDWELPPRFARKPITPEEMEYINRGGPA, encoded by the exons aTGGTTTTTCGTACTTTAATCCTACAAGTCGGAGCAAAACGGGTTCCATTAATTAAATTCCGCAAAGGTGGTTATGAGACAAGCTCCGCTGCAGGCACAGCTGGAACAAATCAG AGTTCTGCCGCTATTGAGGATTGGGAATTGCCTCCTCGTTTTGCCCGTAAACCAATTACTCCCGAGGAAATGGAATACATAAACCGTGGTGGTCCTGCTTAa
- the LOC111681506 gene encoding 28S ribosomal protein S36, mitochondrial isoform X1 yields MVFRTLILQVGAKRVPLIKFRKGGYETSSAAGTAGTNQASYIHPISVVKENQSSAAIEDWELPPRFARKPITPEEMEYINRGGPA; encoded by the exons aTGGTTTTTCGTACTTTAATCCTACAAGTCGGAGCAAAACGGGTTCCATTAATTAAATTCCGCAAAGGTGGTTATGAGACAAGCTCCGCTGCAGGCACAGCTGGAACAAATCAGGCGAGTTATATTCATCCAATTTCTGTGGTCAAAGAAAAT CAGAGTTCTGCCGCTATTGAGGATTGGGAATTGCCTCCTCGTTTTGCCCGTAAACCAATTACTCCCGAGGAAATGGAATACATAAACCGTGGTGGTCCTGCTTAa
- the LOC111681506 gene encoding 28S ribosomal protein S36, mitochondrial isoform X2, which yields MVFRTLILQVGAKRVPLIKFRKGGYETSSAAGTAGTNQASYIHPISVVKENSSAAIEDWELPPRFARKPITPEEMEYINRGGPA from the exons aTGGTTTTTCGTACTTTAATCCTACAAGTCGGAGCAAAACGGGTTCCATTAATTAAATTCCGCAAAGGTGGTTATGAGACAAGCTCCGCTGCAGGCACAGCTGGAACAAATCAGGCGAGTTATATTCATCCAATTTCTGTGGTCAAAGAAAAT AGTTCTGCCGCTATTGAGGATTGGGAATTGCCTCCTCGTTTTGCCCGTAAACCAATTACTCCCGAGGAAATGGAATACATAAACCGTGGTGGTCCTGCTTAa
- the LOC111681505 gene encoding ubiquitin carboxyl-terminal hydrolase calypso: MSANKMPVDINRLTEGWLELESDPGLFTLLLEDFGVHGVQVEEVYDLQKPIEGPVYGFIFLFRWIEERRARRKIVETTAEIFVKDDEAVANIFFAQQVVPNSCATHALLSVLLNCSEADLHLGDTLSRLKSHTKGMSPENKGWAIGNTPELACAHNSHAMPQARRLLERNAGSGISTGRFTGEAFHFVSFVPINGHLFELDGLKPYPMDHGGWKECEDWTDKFRRVMAERLGIATGEQDIRFNLMAVVPDRRIAITHKLKMLRTNQAIVSGTLQKLLKANEAAAGASDNGLTALKSEENGTDQSSSLSTSSSQLQQQRSVSPSPLLDASNAFTVRDLQSLLKNLDSEIAINEQHLNDENDRRYMFKVDDCRRTHNYDEFICTFLSMLAHQGVLGELVSQHLLPSKKIGGQSAVNRINKQTSNNTVAPKQKNGKSPKTPGRRRKGRNKCKKRK; the protein is encoded by the exons atgtcgGCTAATAAAATGCCGGTAGACATTAATCGTCTTACAGAAGGTTGGTTGGAATTGGAATCAGATCCGGGACTTTTCACACTATTGCTAGAAGATTTTGGTGTACATGGAGTGCAAGTAGAAGAAGTATATGATCTTCAGAAACCAATAGAAGGTCctgtatatggttttatttttctcttccgTTGGATTGAGGAAAGAAGAGCACGAAGAAAAATTGTTGAAACTACTGCCGAAATCTTTGTAAAAGATGATGAAGCAGTAGCAAACATATTCTTTGCTCAGCAAGTAGTCCCAAATAGTTGTGCTACTCATGCGTTACTTTCAGTACTCTTAAATTGTAGTGAAGCTGATTTACATTTGGGAGATACATTAAGCAGACTTAAAAGTCACACTAAGGGCATGTCTCCTGAAAATAAGGGTTGGGCTATTGGCAATACCCCAGAGCTCGCGTGTGCTCACAATTCACATGCTATGCCTCAAGCCAGAAGATTATTGGAGCGAAATGCTGGCTCAGGCATATCTACGGGACGCTTTACTGGAGAAGCATTTCATTTTGTAAGTTTTGTTCCTATAAATGGACATCTATTTGAATTGGATGGCTTAAAGCCTTATCCAATGGACCATGGAGGCTGGAAAGAATGTGAGGACTGGACAGATAAATTCAGGCGGGTTATGGCAGAACGCCTTGGCATTGCTACCGGTGAACAGGATATTCGTTTCAATTTAATGGCCGTAGTTCCAGATCGTCGAATAGCTATAACGCACAAATTGAAGATGTTGCGCACTAATCAGGCCATTGTGTCAGGAActttacaaaaacttttgaaaGCCAACGAAGCAGCTGCAGGTGCTTCAGATAATGGCCTAACTGCATTAAAATCAGAAGAAAATGGTACAGATCAATCGTCATCTTTATCTACATCATCCTCACAATTGCAACAACAACGTAGTGTTTCACCTTCTCCCCTTTTAGACGCCTCAAACGCATTCACTGTACGAGACTTGCAATCTCTATTAAAAAATCTTGATTCAGAAATTGCAATAAATGAACAACATTTAAATGATGAAAATGATCGACGCTATATGTTTAAG gtGGATGATTGCCGACGTACACATAATTATGATGAATTTATCTGTACATTTCTTTCGATGTTAGCACACCAGGGAGTTTTGGGCGAATTGGTTAGTCAGCATTTGCTTCCTTCAAAAAAAATTGGTGGCCAAAGCGCAGTGAATCGCATCAACAAACAAACATCAAATAATACCGTTGCGCCTAAACAAAAGAATGGAAAATCTCCAAAAACTCCAGGGCGTCGGAGAAAAGGtcgaaataaatgtaaaaaacgcAAATAA
- the LOC111681504 gene encoding uncharacterized protein LOC111681504, with amino-acid sequence MSAHTKLILLTLFCVFLDLSLAVDTCEECMANDAFCVDETSYYLCMNGKPMKTELITCPEDQVCSKSANICEPKADDNAICGGSSCNICNIDDKYTCVSKTQFGRCLNGKVAVTSSCEKGSLCSTEMLTYGQICAPTCVLDFFGLSATCSNDQPITTTAAPPSTPNVATMKEKCEAKQSDKKIYTVLGDAKCETYIYCEKVGTDIEAILMKCSPGFYDSTKEECVTVKPESCQ; translated from the exons atgagCGCTCATACAAAATTAATCTTATTAACACTTTTCTGTGTATTCCTGGATCTGTCACTGGCAGTTgat ACATGTGAGGAGTGTATGGCAAATGATGCGTTTTGTGTGGATGAAacatcatattacttgtgtatGAACGGAAAACCAATGAAAACTGAATTGATCACATGTCCGGAAGATCAGGTTTGTTCAAAATCTGCTAACATTTGTGAACCAAAAGCTGATGATAACGCAATCTGTGGTGGTTCATCCTGTAATATCTGTAACATAGATGACAAATACACTTGCGTAAGTAAAACACAATTCGGCCGTTGTCTCAATGGTAAAGTTGCTGTAACAAGCTCTTGTGAAAAAGGTTCACTTTGTAGTACTGAAATGTTAACATATGGACAAATATGTGCACCAACATGTGTTCTAGACTTT TTCGGACTTTCTGCCACATGTAGCAATGATCAACCGATTACAACAACTGCTGCACCACCTTCAACTCCCAATGTAGCTACTATGAAAGAAAAGTGTGAAGCGAAGCAAtcagataaaaaaatttataccgTATTAGGTGACGCCAAATGTGAAAC ttaCATATATTGTGAAAAAGTTGGCACAGATATAGAAGCAATTCTAATGAAATGTTCTCCTGGTTTTTACGATAGCACAAAAGAAGAGTGTGTAACTGTTAAACCAGAATCATGTCAGTAA